One Oreochromis niloticus isolate F11D_XX linkage group LG16, O_niloticus_UMD_NMBU, whole genome shotgun sequence genomic window carries:
- the mcf2lb gene encoding guanine nucleotide exchange factor DBS isoform X2 has product MEEMLEKRSEGDIDWDRKMGREKIADLGSLMDVDIEVELNPGFCMEMDSEVTLEGQVSAGSQECSDSEEVDWFVIKGNTDSLVVGEDMKERRKAEIEAYYTSKENGETDENANIDMEDQRSKEEMVEEVLDAFLGPREEIGVRVRLSIEEVESYYRFSCRCNWLCDEIMQLDSCPLRAADITPDLQKKFAFLSGGRGDNGSPIIVFPEFPAFGEITDREFHNVLTYLTSVPSLSSTGVGFILVIDRRQDRWAAVKGTLLRIAGSFPGNLQLVLVLRPTTLLQRTLSDILFKFNKDEFKMKVPVIMLSSITELHSYIDRTQLTQELGGTQEYCHEKWISHRTAIEGFALMVKKTAQTLQSFGTELAETELPNEIQATTILLSTHTSKKEKMKEDILVALGQGSRLLESINEPVVRDPDHNMNQDELENLATVQRLLSQLDETERAFDEFWVRHQTKLEQCLQLRHFEHNYREVRALLDQVSEKLATFSEVGISPAHADHIFIELTTYEEKVCEVLARAAALSQEGDELIQKSHYAEDSIQPKCSELRTISETVNNNLRAKKDHLLKARELHHRLERASKWVDDGIYLLASQPVDKCQSHEGAELALQELERYLDNAGENQLTDLSTIWKDYEAVLNQQFRDQVEKVFQKQASMQEMFDKRRVSLKKLAAKQTRPVQPVAPRPEAFIKSPLSSPARRAKLEKKCSETDSGNCEKGNGQLKNGDSSSRHTSLSEEEENLAVLRRHVMNELLETERAYVEELLCVLQGYASEMDNPAMSHLIPAPLQNKKEVLFGNMPEIYHFHKRTFLRELEQYTDCPELVGRCFLERMTDLQIYEKYCHNKPRSESLWRQCSDCAFFQECQKKLEHKLGLDSYLLKPVQRITKYQLLLKEMLKYSKGCEGADDLQDALTSIVGILKAVNDSMHLIAITGFEGNLSELGKLLMQGSFSVWTEHKKGHAKVKDLARFKPMQRHLFLHEKALLFCKRREENGEGYEKAPSYSFKQSLNMRAVGITENAKGDNKKFEIWCNSREEVYIVQAPTAEVKTTWVNEIRKVLTTQLEECREASQQRAPDQATHAPPVPTGTVSLSPFKTGQKSIKKGEEKKAESCSPDVNSSSSVKAAGKDEGVTSPTSDRAAVAKKRFTLQGFSNLKAQKGSPTSPDHKTKRQSDPTPFGFKGWNKASLSLDASGEHDGYSSAEDPLNSDPEDENGKKLCAGKYTVTAEYEIGGAQELSVKSGDVVQLVKEGDDGQWLVRNLNTSKEGWIPAANLINLIGKSKSCQSLTSSEGSGSGNLSTSSSCSETYTSFSDIKP; this is encoded by the exons ATGGAAGAAATGCTGGAGAAGAGAAGTGAAGGAGACATAGACTGGGACAGGAAGATGGGAAGAGAGAAGATAGCAGATTTGGGCTCCTTGATGGATGTAGACATTGAGGTTGAGCTAAATCCTGGGTTTTGCATGGAAATGGACTCAGAGGTGACTCTAGAGGGACAGGTGAGTGCAGGCTCACAGGAGTGCTCTGACAGTGAGGAAGTGGACTGGTTTGTGATTAAAGGAAACACAGATTCTCTGGTTGTGGGTGAAGACAtgaaagagagaaggaaagcTGAGATTGAGGCTTATTACACGTCAAAGGAGAATGGAGAGACTGATGAAAATGCAAACATAGATATGGAAGATCAGAGGAGCAAAGAGGAAATGGTAGAGGAAGTATTGGATGCATTTTTGGGGCCAAGGGAGGAAATTGGGGTTCGTGTCCGGCTCAGTATTGAGGAGGTGGAAAGTTACTACAGATTTTCTTGCCGTTGCAACTGGTTATGTG ATGAGATCATGCAGCTGGACAGCTGTCCTCTCCGCGCTGCTGACATCACTCCTGACCTCCAAAAGAAGTTCGCCTTCCTTTCAG gaggaagaggagataATGGCAGCCCCATCATTGTGTTCCCAGAATTCCCTGCATTTGGGGAGATCACAGACAGGGAGTTTCACAACGTTTTGACCTACCTGACGAGCGTCCCAAG CTTGTCGTCAACAGGCGTGGGGTTCATCCTGGTGATTGATCGCCGGCAAGACCGATGGGCAGCTGTAAAAGGGACCCTGCTTCGCATTGCA GGCTCCTTCCCAGGGAACCTCCAGCTGGTTCTGGTTCTGAGGCCCACTACCCTTCTGCAGCGCACGCTCTCCGACATCCTCTTCAAGTTCAACAAGGATGAGTTCAAGATGAAGGTGCCG GTGATCATGCTGAGCTCTATAACTGAGCTGCACTCCTATATTGATCGCACACAACTGACCCAGGAGCTCGGGGGAACACAGGAGTACTGCCATGAGAAGTGGATCTCTCACCGCACA GCTATTGAAGGCTTCGCACTGATGGTAAAGAAAACGGCACAGACTCTGCAGTCATTTGGGACTGAGCTGGCAGAAACTGAACTCCCAAATGAAATACAGGCCACAACCATCCTTCTGAGCACACACAccagcaagaaagaaaaaatgaag GAGGATATACTGGTGGCTCTGGGTCAGGGCAGCAGGCTGTTGGAGAGCATCAATGAGCCTGTAGTGCGAGACCCCGACCACAACATGAACCAGGATGAACTGGAGAATTTGGCTACAGTTCAAAG ATTGCTGTCTCAGCTGGATGAGACAGAACGAGCTTTTGATGAGTTCTGGGTGAGACATCAAACCAAACTAGAGCAGTGTCTTCAACTGCGCCACTTTGAGCATAACTACCGAGAG GTGAGAGCTCTGCTGGATCAGGTGTCTGAGAAACTTGCAACCTTCTCTGAGGTTGGGATCAGTCCAGCCCATGCTGACCACATCTTCATTGAGCTCACGACCTATGAGGAGAAAGTCTGT GAGGTTCTGGCCAGAGCTGCAGCCTTGTCCCAGGAGGGTGATGAACTGATCCAGAAGTCCCACTATGCTGAGGACTCCATTCAGCCCAAATGCAGTGAGCTTAGAACAATCAGTGAAACTGTGAACAACAATCTGAGAGCCAAGAAGGACCATCTCCTCAAAGCCAGGGAGCTACACCACCGGCTGGAGCGG GCATCAAAGTGGGTTGATGATGGCATATACCTGCTGGCTTCTCAGCCGGTTGATAAATGTCAGTCACATGAGGGAGCAGAGTTGGCCCTGCAGGAGCTGGAACGTTACCTGGATAATGCAGGCGAGAATCAGCTGACAGACCTCAGCACCATCTGGAAAGACTACGAGGCCGTGCTGAACCAGCAGTTTAGG GACCAAGTGGAGAAAGTTTTCCAGAAGCAGGCGTCCATGCAGGAGATGTTTGACAAGAGGAGAGTCAGCCTCAAGAAGCTAGCAGCTAAACAAACCAGGCCTGTGCAGCCAGTAGCCCCGAGACCCGAAGCCTTCATCAAATCCCCTCTCAGCTCACCTG CACGCAGAGCAAAGCtggagaagaaatgctcagAGACAGACTCGGGCAACTGTGAAAAA ggaaATGGCCAACTGAAGAACGGAGACAGTAGCAGCAGACATACCTCTCtgtcagaggaggaggagaacctGGCAGTGCTCAGGCG ACATGTTATGAACGAGCTGCTGGAAACTGAGAGGGCTTACGTGGAGGAGCTGCTCTGTGTCTTACAG GGATATGCCTCTGAGATGGATAATCCAGCAATGTCTCACCTTATCCCTGCGCCTTTGCAGAACAAAAAGGAGGTTCTGTTTGGCAACATGCCGGAAATTTACCACTTCCACAAAAG AACTTTTCTGAGGGAGCTGGAGCAGTACACAGACTGCCCAGAGTTGGTTGGTAGATGCTTCTTAGAGAGG ATGACAGACCTGCAGATCTATGAGAAGTACTGTCACAACAAACCTCGCTCTGAGAGCCTGTGGAGGCAGTGCTCAGACTGCGCCTTCTTCCAG GAATGCCAGAAAAAGCTGGAACATAAACTGGGTTTAGATTCATATCTCCTGAAGCCGGTTCAGAGGATTACCAAGTACCAGCTGCTACTGAAG GAAATGCTGAAGTACAGTAAGGGCTGTGAAGGGGCTGACGACCTGCAGGATGCGCTGACCTCCATCGTGGGGATCCTCAAGGCTGTCAATGACTCCATGCACCTTATCGCCATTACAGGATTTGAG GGTAATCTGAGTGAGCTGGGTAAACTGCTTATGCAAGGATCATTCAGTGTGTGGACCGAGCACAAGAAAGGCCACGCCAAGGTTAAGGATCTGGCCCGTTTCAAGCCCATGCAGAGACACCTCTTCCTCCACGAGAAGGCCCTGCTCTTCTgcaagaggagagaggagaacgGGGAAGGTTATGAGAAAGCTCCTTCATACAGCTTCAAGCAGTCCCTGAAT ATGAGAGCCGTGGGCATCACTGAGAATGCAAAAGGAGACAACAAAAAGTTTGAAATTTGGTGCAACTCCAGAGAAGAAGTCTATATTGTTCAG GCACCAACGGCTGAAGTCAAAACCACTTGGGTAAATGAGATCAGGAAGGTCCTGACGACCCAGCTGGAGGAATGCAGAG AAGCAAGCCAGCAGAGGGCACCAGATCAGGCCACCCATGCTCCACCTGTTCCCACTGGAACCGTAAGTCTCAG CCCATTCAAGACAGGCCAGAAGAGCATTAAAAAGGGAGAAGAGAAGAAAGCCGAGTCATGCAGTCCTGATGTCAATTCCTCCTCTTCTGTAAAGGCTGCAGGGAAAG ATGAGGGTGTGACAAGCCCGACCtcagacagagctgctgtggcTAAAAAGCGCTTTACTTTACAGGGCTTCAGTAACCTCAAAGCTCAGAAAG gATCTCCCACCAGCCCAGATCACAAGACGAAACGCCAGAGTGATCCCACACCATTTGGCTTTAAAG GCTGGAATAAAGCCTCCCTGTCACTCGATGCCTCAGGGGAACATGACGGCTACTCCAGCGCTGAAGATCCTCTTAACTCTGACCCAGAAGAcgaaaatggcaagaagctg TGTGCTGGAAAATACACTGTGACAGCTGAGTATGAGATCGGTGGCGCTCAAGAGCTCTCTGTGAAGAGCGGCGATGTAGTGCAGCTGGTCAAGGAGGGGGATGATGGACAGTG GCTTGTGCGTAACTTAAACACATCTAAGGAGGGTTGGATTCCTGCTGCTAATCTTATCAACCTCATTGGAAAATCAAAGTCTTGTCAGTCTCTCACCAGCTCAG AAGGCAGTGGCTCTGGGAACCTCAGCACATCATCTAGCTGCAGTGAGACCTACACGAGCTTCTCTGATATCAAACCCTGA
- the mcf2lb gene encoding guanine nucleotide exchange factor DBS isoform X8, translated as MDTDEIMQLDSCPLRAADITPDLQKKFAFLSGGRGDNGSPIIVFPEFPAFGEITDREFHNVLTYLTSVPSLSSTGVGFILVIDRRQDRWAAVKGTLLRIAGSFPGNLQLVLVLRPTTLLQRTLSDILFKFNKDEFKMKVPVIMLSSITELHSYIDRTQLTQELGGTQEYCHEKWISHRTAIEGFALMVKKTAQTLQSFGTELAETELPNEIQATTILLSTHTSKKEKMKEDILVALGQGSRLLESINEPVVRDPDHNMNQDELENLATVQRLLSQLDETERAFDEFWVRHQTKLEQCLQLRHFEHNYREVRALLDQVSEKLATFSEVGISPAHADHIFIELTTYEEKVCEVLARAAALSQEGDELIQKSHYAEDSIQPKCSELRTISETVNNNLRAKKDHLLKARELHHRLERASKWVDDGIYLLASQPVDKCQSHEGAELALQELERYLDNAGENQLTDLSTIWKDYEAVLNQQFRDQVEKVFQKQASMQEMFDKRRVSLKKLAAKQTRPVQPVAPRPEAFIKSPLSSPARRAKLEKKCSETDSGNCEKGNGQLKNGDSSSRHTSLSEEEENLAVLRRHVMNELLETERAYVEELLCVLQGYASEMDNPAMSHLIPAPLQNKKEVLFGNMPEIYHFHKRTFLRELEQYTDCPELVGRCFLERMTDLQIYEKYCHNKPRSESLWRQCSDCAFFQECQKKLEHKLGLDSYLLKPVQRITKYQLLLKEMLKYSKGCEGADDLQDALTSIVGILKAVNDSMHLIAITGFEGNLSELGKLLMQGSFSVWTEHKKGHAKVKDLARFKPMQRHLFLHEKALLFCKRREENGEGYEKAPSYSFKQSLNMRAVGITENAKGDNKKFEIWCNSREEVYIVQAPTAEVKTTWVNEIRKVLTTQLEECREASQQRAPDQATHAPPVPTGTVSLSPFKTGQKSIKKGEEKKAESCSPDVNSSSSVKAAGKDEGVTSPTSDRAAVAKKRFTLQGFSNLKAQKEPSSTDDKSFTLPMTVFPSSGSPTSPDHKTKRQSDPTPFGFKGWNKASLSLDASGEHDGYSSAEDPLNSDPEDENGKKLCAGKYTVTAEYEIGGAQELSVKSGDVVQLVKEGDDGQWLVRNLNTSKEGWIPAANLINLIGKSKSCQSLTSSEGSGSGNLSTSSSCSETYTSFSDIKP; from the exons ATGGACACAG ATGAGATCATGCAGCTGGACAGCTGTCCTCTCCGCGCTGCTGACATCACTCCTGACCTCCAAAAGAAGTTCGCCTTCCTTTCAG gaggaagaggagataATGGCAGCCCCATCATTGTGTTCCCAGAATTCCCTGCATTTGGGGAGATCACAGACAGGGAGTTTCACAACGTTTTGACCTACCTGACGAGCGTCCCAAG CTTGTCGTCAACAGGCGTGGGGTTCATCCTGGTGATTGATCGCCGGCAAGACCGATGGGCAGCTGTAAAAGGGACCCTGCTTCGCATTGCA GGCTCCTTCCCAGGGAACCTCCAGCTGGTTCTGGTTCTGAGGCCCACTACCCTTCTGCAGCGCACGCTCTCCGACATCCTCTTCAAGTTCAACAAGGATGAGTTCAAGATGAAGGTGCCG GTGATCATGCTGAGCTCTATAACTGAGCTGCACTCCTATATTGATCGCACACAACTGACCCAGGAGCTCGGGGGAACACAGGAGTACTGCCATGAGAAGTGGATCTCTCACCGCACA GCTATTGAAGGCTTCGCACTGATGGTAAAGAAAACGGCACAGACTCTGCAGTCATTTGGGACTGAGCTGGCAGAAACTGAACTCCCAAATGAAATACAGGCCACAACCATCCTTCTGAGCACACACAccagcaagaaagaaaaaatgaag GAGGATATACTGGTGGCTCTGGGTCAGGGCAGCAGGCTGTTGGAGAGCATCAATGAGCCTGTAGTGCGAGACCCCGACCACAACATGAACCAGGATGAACTGGAGAATTTGGCTACAGTTCAAAG ATTGCTGTCTCAGCTGGATGAGACAGAACGAGCTTTTGATGAGTTCTGGGTGAGACATCAAACCAAACTAGAGCAGTGTCTTCAACTGCGCCACTTTGAGCATAACTACCGAGAG GTGAGAGCTCTGCTGGATCAGGTGTCTGAGAAACTTGCAACCTTCTCTGAGGTTGGGATCAGTCCAGCCCATGCTGACCACATCTTCATTGAGCTCACGACCTATGAGGAGAAAGTCTGT GAGGTTCTGGCCAGAGCTGCAGCCTTGTCCCAGGAGGGTGATGAACTGATCCAGAAGTCCCACTATGCTGAGGACTCCATTCAGCCCAAATGCAGTGAGCTTAGAACAATCAGTGAAACTGTGAACAACAATCTGAGAGCCAAGAAGGACCATCTCCTCAAAGCCAGGGAGCTACACCACCGGCTGGAGCGG GCATCAAAGTGGGTTGATGATGGCATATACCTGCTGGCTTCTCAGCCGGTTGATAAATGTCAGTCACATGAGGGAGCAGAGTTGGCCCTGCAGGAGCTGGAACGTTACCTGGATAATGCAGGCGAGAATCAGCTGACAGACCTCAGCACCATCTGGAAAGACTACGAGGCCGTGCTGAACCAGCAGTTTAGG GACCAAGTGGAGAAAGTTTTCCAGAAGCAGGCGTCCATGCAGGAGATGTTTGACAAGAGGAGAGTCAGCCTCAAGAAGCTAGCAGCTAAACAAACCAGGCCTGTGCAGCCAGTAGCCCCGAGACCCGAAGCCTTCATCAAATCCCCTCTCAGCTCACCTG CACGCAGAGCAAAGCtggagaagaaatgctcagAGACAGACTCGGGCAACTGTGAAAAA ggaaATGGCCAACTGAAGAACGGAGACAGTAGCAGCAGACATACCTCTCtgtcagaggaggaggagaacctGGCAGTGCTCAGGCG ACATGTTATGAACGAGCTGCTGGAAACTGAGAGGGCTTACGTGGAGGAGCTGCTCTGTGTCTTACAG GGATATGCCTCTGAGATGGATAATCCAGCAATGTCTCACCTTATCCCTGCGCCTTTGCAGAACAAAAAGGAGGTTCTGTTTGGCAACATGCCGGAAATTTACCACTTCCACAAAAG AACTTTTCTGAGGGAGCTGGAGCAGTACACAGACTGCCCAGAGTTGGTTGGTAGATGCTTCTTAGAGAGG ATGACAGACCTGCAGATCTATGAGAAGTACTGTCACAACAAACCTCGCTCTGAGAGCCTGTGGAGGCAGTGCTCAGACTGCGCCTTCTTCCAG GAATGCCAGAAAAAGCTGGAACATAAACTGGGTTTAGATTCATATCTCCTGAAGCCGGTTCAGAGGATTACCAAGTACCAGCTGCTACTGAAG GAAATGCTGAAGTACAGTAAGGGCTGTGAAGGGGCTGACGACCTGCAGGATGCGCTGACCTCCATCGTGGGGATCCTCAAGGCTGTCAATGACTCCATGCACCTTATCGCCATTACAGGATTTGAG GGTAATCTGAGTGAGCTGGGTAAACTGCTTATGCAAGGATCATTCAGTGTGTGGACCGAGCACAAGAAAGGCCACGCCAAGGTTAAGGATCTGGCCCGTTTCAAGCCCATGCAGAGACACCTCTTCCTCCACGAGAAGGCCCTGCTCTTCTgcaagaggagagaggagaacgGGGAAGGTTATGAGAAAGCTCCTTCATACAGCTTCAAGCAGTCCCTGAAT ATGAGAGCCGTGGGCATCACTGAGAATGCAAAAGGAGACAACAAAAAGTTTGAAATTTGGTGCAACTCCAGAGAAGAAGTCTATATTGTTCAG GCACCAACGGCTGAAGTCAAAACCACTTGGGTAAATGAGATCAGGAAGGTCCTGACGACCCAGCTGGAGGAATGCAGAG AAGCAAGCCAGCAGAGGGCACCAGATCAGGCCACCCATGCTCCACCTGTTCCCACTGGAACCGTAAGTCTCAG CCCATTCAAGACAGGCCAGAAGAGCATTAAAAAGGGAGAAGAGAAGAAAGCCGAGTCATGCAGTCCTGATGTCAATTCCTCCTCTTCTGTAAAGGCTGCAGGGAAAG ATGAGGGTGTGACAAGCCCGACCtcagacagagctgctgtggcTAAAAAGCGCTTTACTTTACAGGGCTTCAGTAACCTCAAAGCTCAGAAAG AGCCCTCAAGTACTGATGACAAAAGTTTTACATTACCCATGACAGTCTTCCCATCATCAG gATCTCCCACCAGCCCAGATCACAAGACGAAACGCCAGAGTGATCCCACACCATTTGGCTTTAAAG GCTGGAATAAAGCCTCCCTGTCACTCGATGCCTCAGGGGAACATGACGGCTACTCCAGCGCTGAAGATCCTCTTAACTCTGACCCAGAAGAcgaaaatggcaagaagctg TGTGCTGGAAAATACACTGTGACAGCTGAGTATGAGATCGGTGGCGCTCAAGAGCTCTCTGTGAAGAGCGGCGATGTAGTGCAGCTGGTCAAGGAGGGGGATGATGGACAGTG GCTTGTGCGTAACTTAAACACATCTAAGGAGGGTTGGATTCCTGCTGCTAATCTTATCAACCTCATTGGAAAATCAAAGTCTTGTCAGTCTCTCACCAGCTCAG AAGGCAGTGGCTCTGGGAACCTCAGCACATCATCTAGCTGCAGTGAGACCTACACGAGCTTCTCTGATATCAAACCCTGA
- the mcf2lb gene encoding guanine nucleotide exchange factor DBS isoform X5 encodes MSLHEFLREGGEASFRIMNRLSHLMQNLDISGLGSAFPFSPASRKNSWRAWDDEIMQLDSCPLRAADITPDLQKKFAFLSGGRGDNGSPIIVFPEFPAFGEITDREFHNVLTYLTSVPSLSSTGVGFILVIDRRQDRWAAVKGTLLRIAGSFPGNLQLVLVLRPTTLLQRTLSDILFKFNKDEFKMKVPVIMLSSITELHSYIDRTQLTQELGGTQEYCHEKWISHRTAIEGFALMVKKTAQTLQSFGTELAETELPNEIQATTILLSTHTSKKEKMKEDILVALGQGSRLLESINEPVVRDPDHNMNQDELENLATVQRLLSQLDETERAFDEFWVRHQTKLEQCLQLRHFEHNYREVRALLDQVSEKLATFSEVGISPAHADHIFIELTTYEEKVCEVLARAAALSQEGDELIQKSHYAEDSIQPKCSELRTISETVNNNLRAKKDHLLKARELHHRLERASKWVDDGIYLLASQPVDKCQSHEGAELALQELERYLDNAGENQLTDLSTIWKDYEAVLNQQFRDQVEKVFQKQASMQEMFDKRRVSLKKLAAKQTRPVQPVAPRPEAFIKSPLSSPARRAKLEKKCSETDSGNCEKGNGQLKNGDSSSRHTSLSEEEENLAVLRRHVMNELLETERAYVEELLCVLQGYASEMDNPAMSHLIPAPLQNKKEVLFGNMPEIYHFHKRTFLRELEQYTDCPELVGRCFLERMTDLQIYEKYCHNKPRSESLWRQCSDCAFFQECQKKLEHKLGLDSYLLKPVQRITKYQLLLKEMLKYSKGCEGADDLQDALTSIVGILKAVNDSMHLIAITGFEGNLSELGKLLMQGSFSVWTEHKKGHAKVKDLARFKPMQRHLFLHEKALLFCKRREENGEGYEKAPSYSFKQSLNMRAVGITENAKGDNKKFEIWCNSREEVYIVQAPTAEVKTTWVNEIRKVLTTQLEECREASQQRAPDQATHAPPVPTGTVSLSPFKTGQKSIKKGEEKKAESCSPDVNSSSSVKAAGKDEGVTSPTSDRAAVAKKRFTLQGFSNLKAQKEPSSTDDKSFTLPMTVFPSSGSPTSPDHKTKRQSDPTPFGFKGWNKASLSLDASGEHDGYSSAEDPLNSDPEDENGKKLCAGKYTVTAEYEIGGAQELSVKSGDVVQLVKEGDDGQWLVRNLNTSKEGWIPAANLINLIGKSKSCQSLTSSEGSGSGNLSTSSSCSETYTSFSDIKP; translated from the exons ATGAGATCATGCAGCTGGACAGCTGTCCTCTCCGCGCTGCTGACATCACTCCTGACCTCCAAAAGAAGTTCGCCTTCCTTTCAG gaggaagaggagataATGGCAGCCCCATCATTGTGTTCCCAGAATTCCCTGCATTTGGGGAGATCACAGACAGGGAGTTTCACAACGTTTTGACCTACCTGACGAGCGTCCCAAG CTTGTCGTCAACAGGCGTGGGGTTCATCCTGGTGATTGATCGCCGGCAAGACCGATGGGCAGCTGTAAAAGGGACCCTGCTTCGCATTGCA GGCTCCTTCCCAGGGAACCTCCAGCTGGTTCTGGTTCTGAGGCCCACTACCCTTCTGCAGCGCACGCTCTCCGACATCCTCTTCAAGTTCAACAAGGATGAGTTCAAGATGAAGGTGCCG GTGATCATGCTGAGCTCTATAACTGAGCTGCACTCCTATATTGATCGCACACAACTGACCCAGGAGCTCGGGGGAACACAGGAGTACTGCCATGAGAAGTGGATCTCTCACCGCACA GCTATTGAAGGCTTCGCACTGATGGTAAAGAAAACGGCACAGACTCTGCAGTCATTTGGGACTGAGCTGGCAGAAACTGAACTCCCAAATGAAATACAGGCCACAACCATCCTTCTGAGCACACACAccagcaagaaagaaaaaatgaag GAGGATATACTGGTGGCTCTGGGTCAGGGCAGCAGGCTGTTGGAGAGCATCAATGAGCCTGTAGTGCGAGACCCCGACCACAACATGAACCAGGATGAACTGGAGAATTTGGCTACAGTTCAAAG ATTGCTGTCTCAGCTGGATGAGACAGAACGAGCTTTTGATGAGTTCTGGGTGAGACATCAAACCAAACTAGAGCAGTGTCTTCAACTGCGCCACTTTGAGCATAACTACCGAGAG GTGAGAGCTCTGCTGGATCAGGTGTCTGAGAAACTTGCAACCTTCTCTGAGGTTGGGATCAGTCCAGCCCATGCTGACCACATCTTCATTGAGCTCACGACCTATGAGGAGAAAGTCTGT GAGGTTCTGGCCAGAGCTGCAGCCTTGTCCCAGGAGGGTGATGAACTGATCCAGAAGTCCCACTATGCTGAGGACTCCATTCAGCCCAAATGCAGTGAGCTTAGAACAATCAGTGAAACTGTGAACAACAATCTGAGAGCCAAGAAGGACCATCTCCTCAAAGCCAGGGAGCTACACCACCGGCTGGAGCGG GCATCAAAGTGGGTTGATGATGGCATATACCTGCTGGCTTCTCAGCCGGTTGATAAATGTCAGTCACATGAGGGAGCAGAGTTGGCCCTGCAGGAGCTGGAACGTTACCTGGATAATGCAGGCGAGAATCAGCTGACAGACCTCAGCACCATCTGGAAAGACTACGAGGCCGTGCTGAACCAGCAGTTTAGG GACCAAGTGGAGAAAGTTTTCCAGAAGCAGGCGTCCATGCAGGAGATGTTTGACAAGAGGAGAGTCAGCCTCAAGAAGCTAGCAGCTAAACAAACCAGGCCTGTGCAGCCAGTAGCCCCGAGACCCGAAGCCTTCATCAAATCCCCTCTCAGCTCACCTG CACGCAGAGCAAAGCtggagaagaaatgctcagAGACAGACTCGGGCAACTGTGAAAAA ggaaATGGCCAACTGAAGAACGGAGACAGTAGCAGCAGACATACCTCTCtgtcagaggaggaggagaacctGGCAGTGCTCAGGCG ACATGTTATGAACGAGCTGCTGGAAACTGAGAGGGCTTACGTGGAGGAGCTGCTCTGTGTCTTACAG GGATATGCCTCTGAGATGGATAATCCAGCAATGTCTCACCTTATCCCTGCGCCTTTGCAGAACAAAAAGGAGGTTCTGTTTGGCAACATGCCGGAAATTTACCACTTCCACAAAAG AACTTTTCTGAGGGAGCTGGAGCAGTACACAGACTGCCCAGAGTTGGTTGGTAGATGCTTCTTAGAGAGG ATGACAGACCTGCAGATCTATGAGAAGTACTGTCACAACAAACCTCGCTCTGAGAGCCTGTGGAGGCAGTGCTCAGACTGCGCCTTCTTCCAG GAATGCCAGAAAAAGCTGGAACATAAACTGGGTTTAGATTCATATCTCCTGAAGCCGGTTCAGAGGATTACCAAGTACCAGCTGCTACTGAAG GAAATGCTGAAGTACAGTAAGGGCTGTGAAGGGGCTGACGACCTGCAGGATGCGCTGACCTCCATCGTGGGGATCCTCAAGGCTGTCAATGACTCCATGCACCTTATCGCCATTACAGGATTTGAG GGTAATCTGAGTGAGCTGGGTAAACTGCTTATGCAAGGATCATTCAGTGTGTGGACCGAGCACAAGAAAGGCCACGCCAAGGTTAAGGATCTGGCCCGTTTCAAGCCCATGCAGAGACACCTCTTCCTCCACGAGAAGGCCCTGCTCTTCTgcaagaggagagaggagaacgGGGAAGGTTATGAGAAAGCTCCTTCATACAGCTTCAAGCAGTCCCTGAAT ATGAGAGCCGTGGGCATCACTGAGAATGCAAAAGGAGACAACAAAAAGTTTGAAATTTGGTGCAACTCCAGAGAAGAAGTCTATATTGTTCAG GCACCAACGGCTGAAGTCAAAACCACTTGGGTAAATGAGATCAGGAAGGTCCTGACGACCCAGCTGGAGGAATGCAGAG AAGCAAGCCAGCAGAGGGCACCAGATCAGGCCACCCATGCTCCACCTGTTCCCACTGGAACCGTAAGTCTCAG CCCATTCAAGACAGGCCAGAAGAGCATTAAAAAGGGAGAAGAGAAGAAAGCCGAGTCATGCAGTCCTGATGTCAATTCCTCCTCTTCTGTAAAGGCTGCAGGGAAAG ATGAGGGTGTGACAAGCCCGACCtcagacagagctgctgtggcTAAAAAGCGCTTTACTTTACAGGGCTTCAGTAACCTCAAAGCTCAGAAAG AGCCCTCAAGTACTGATGACAAAAGTTTTACATTACCCATGACAGTCTTCCCATCATCAG gATCTCCCACCAGCCCAGATCACAAGACGAAACGCCAGAGTGATCCCACACCATTTGGCTTTAAAG GCTGGAATAAAGCCTCCCTGTCACTCGATGCCTCAGGGGAACATGACGGCTACTCCAGCGCTGAAGATCCTCTTAACTCTGACCCAGAAGAcgaaaatggcaagaagctg TGTGCTGGAAAATACACTGTGACAGCTGAGTATGAGATCGGTGGCGCTCAAGAGCTCTCTGTGAAGAGCGGCGATGTAGTGCAGCTGGTCAAGGAGGGGGATGATGGACAGTG GCTTGTGCGTAACTTAAACACATCTAAGGAGGGTTGGATTCCTGCTGCTAATCTTATCAACCTCATTGGAAAATCAAAGTCTTGTCAGTCTCTCACCAGCTCAG AAGGCAGTGGCTCTGGGAACCTCAGCACATCATCTAGCTGCAGTGAGACCTACACGAGCTTCTCTGATATCAAACCCTGA